The Pseudosulfitobacter pseudonitzschiae genome includes a region encoding these proteins:
- a CDS encoding efflux RND transporter permease subunit — MAREIPRAAGGILSYFTRHRTLANLLLVLMLAAGVLAAPNMRAQFFPDVIIDNVTVGVTWEGAGPEDVDTGIVQVLEPALLSVEGVESSQSTSTEGRASITLEFEPNWDMGRAADDVQTAVDAINTLPEEAEDPSVRRGAWRDRVTDVVITGPVSPQQLGLFADELVTRLFAQGVTRTTIQGVAAPQVLVEVPSARLIAYDVSMAEIAAAIASEVDANPAGDVTGANARVRTGTEKRSAQEISGIVLRSNPDGSKLTVGDIARVEQRGIDRSRTYFVGPDPAVSVRVDRTDRGDAIAIQHRVEEVAEALQATLPPAVTVELIRTRAEAISGRLDLLIDNGLVGLMLVVALLFLFLNARTAIWVAAGIPVAMMAAIALMYVGGLTINMISLFGLIITLGIVVDDAIVVGEHADHRARHYGESPVVAAETAAQRMAMPVFAATLTTVIAFFGLVVVGGRFGDLIRDIPYTVIVVLIASLIECFLILPHHMSHAIRPDGQSQFSLGKLAVGLVTGAVFIGGGAILVWALITKPEDGLWAAILWEGLRVAAYTLAACALVFLLLPRRAKAVVVQRIGTAGIDLPSKIVNRGFEWLRDKLFRPFMAGVIVARYVVLAGVLAILASQISLFIAGEVQWRFFNSPERGTVTGNFAMAEGATRADTIEMMREMQRATEALGKSYEERFGRNPLDYVIAEIGGNGGRGLAGADTKDPDQLGGISIELIDADLRPYSSFAFVAELQEAVVAHPLAETVSFRGSRSGPGGDALDVQFFGASTDVLKAASEDLKRAMLQYPEVSAVEDNLTYDKEELILDLTAQGQALGFTIDMLGRALRNRLNGIEAATFPDGPRSATIRVELPENELTADFLERTQLRTTAGTYVPLADIVSVTRRTGFSTVRRENGIRLISVTGDISEDDPARAAEINRALETDILPRIASERQVEFRLSGLSEQEDSFLSDALLGLILCLTGIYLVLSWVFASWTRPIVVMAVIPFGLVGAIYGHVLWGVPLSMFTVVGLLGMTGIIINDSIVLVTTIDEYAAERGLIPSIIDGAADRLRPVMLTTLTTVLGMAPLLYEQSQDAQFLKPTVITLVYGLGFGMVLVLLVVPALLAAQHDVARQVRAMRRGMRARGLQLVLVPLWLAVLAWGAATLGYVLVTGALWTALTPLWPAVAALSPWSAALVLFAVGLLGAVALVYVLAALGYQLVRMRRTA, encoded by the coding sequence ATGGCACGCGAGATTCCCCGCGCCGCTGGCGGCATCCTGAGCTATTTCACCCGTCACCGCACATTGGCCAATCTGTTGCTGGTGCTGATGCTGGCGGCGGGTGTCCTTGCCGCGCCGAACATGCGCGCGCAGTTCTTTCCCGACGTGATTATTGATAACGTCACCGTTGGCGTCACGTGGGAGGGGGCAGGGCCCGAGGACGTGGACACCGGCATTGTACAGGTTCTCGAGCCTGCCTTGTTATCGGTGGAAGGTGTCGAAAGCTCGCAATCTACTTCGACCGAGGGCCGCGCGTCGATCACGTTGGAGTTCGAACCGAACTGGGACATGGGCCGTGCAGCGGATGACGTGCAAACCGCCGTGGACGCCATAAACACCTTGCCGGAGGAGGCTGAAGATCCCTCTGTGCGCCGTGGTGCGTGGCGCGACCGGGTGACCGATGTGGTCATCACCGGGCCTGTATCGCCACAGCAACTGGGCCTGTTTGCAGACGAACTGGTGACGCGGCTTTTTGCCCAAGGGGTCACCCGCACCACCATTCAGGGCGTCGCTGCGCCGCAGGTTCTGGTCGAAGTGCCTTCGGCGCGGTTGATCGCCTATGACGTCAGTATGGCCGAGATTGCAGCCGCCATTGCATCGGAGGTCGATGCAAATCCGGCAGGGGATGTGACCGGTGCCAACGCCCGCGTGCGCACCGGCACCGAAAAGCGCAGCGCACAAGAGATCAGCGGCATTGTTTTGCGCTCGAATCCCGATGGATCAAAGCTGACTGTTGGTGATATTGCGCGGGTGGAACAGCGCGGGATTGACCGGTCGCGCACCTATTTTGTCGGCCCTGATCCTGCGGTGTCGGTTCGGGTGGACCGCACCGACAGGGGCGACGCCATCGCCATCCAGCACCGCGTCGAGGAGGTGGCCGAGGCGCTTCAGGCGACGCTGCCTCCTGCCGTCACGGTCGAACTGATCCGAACTCGCGCCGAGGCGATCTCGGGGCGGCTGGACCTGTTGATTGACAATGGTCTGGTGGGGCTGATGCTGGTCGTGGCGCTGTTGTTCCTGTTTCTGAATGCGCGCACTGCGATCTGGGTTGCGGCGGGGATACCCGTGGCAATGATGGCCGCGATCGCGCTGATGTATGTGGGTGGTCTTACCATCAACATGATTTCGCTTTTCGGGCTGATAATCACGCTGGGCATCGTAGTGGACGACGCGATTGTGGTGGGCGAACACGCGGACCACCGCGCCCGTCACTATGGTGAATCCCCCGTTGTCGCCGCCGAAACCGCCGCGCAGCGCATGGCGATGCCGGTCTTTGCCGCGACGTTGACCACGGTGATTGCATTCTTTGGGCTGGTGGTTGTGGGCGGGCGCTTTGGCGATCTGATCCGCGACATTCCCTATACGGTGATCGTGGTGTTGATCGCCTCGCTGATTGAATGCTTCCTGATCCTGCCGCACCATATGTCGCATGCGATCCGTCCTGACGGGCAGTCGCAGTTCAGTCTGGGCAAGCTGGCCGTCGGACTGGTCACGGGGGCAGTGTTTATCGGCGGTGGTGCGATATTGGTCTGGGCGCTGATCACCAAGCCCGAAGACGGGCTTTGGGCCGCCATCCTCTGGGAGGGGCTGCGCGTGGCTGCCTATACGCTTGCTGCCTGCGCGCTGGTGTTTTTGTTGCTGCCGCGTCGTGCCAAGGCTGTCGTGGTGCAGCGCATCGGCACAGCGGGCATCGACCTGCCGTCGAAGATCGTGAACCGCGGCTTTGAATGGCTGCGCGACAAGCTGTTTCGCCCGTTCATGGCAGGAGTGATCGTGGCCCGCTATGTGGTTCTGGCCGGCGTTCTGGCGATCCTTGCCAGCCAGATTTCGCTGTTCATCGCCGGCGAGGTGCAATGGCGCTTTTTCAACTCGCCCGAGCGCGGGACAGTCACTGGCAACTTTGCGATGGCCGAAGGGGCCACGCGCGCAGACACGATCGAGATGATGCGCGAGATGCAGCGCGCCACCGAAGCTTTGGGTAAATCCTATGAAGAGCGCTTTGGCCGTAATCCGCTGGACTATGTGATCGCTGAAATCGGGGGCAATGGCGGGCGCGGGTTGGCAGGGGCCGACACCAAGGATCCCGACCAGTTGGGTGGCATCTCGATCGAACTGATCGATGCGGATTTGCGGCCCTATTCATCCTTTGCCTTTGTCGCAGAGTTGCAAGAAGCCGTGGTGGCACATCCGTTGGCCGAAACCGTCAGCTTTCGCGGCTCGCGGTCGGGTCCGGGCGGTGATGCGCTGGATGTGCAGTTTTTTGGAGCCAGCACCGATGTGCTCAAAGCCGCATCCGAAGATTTGAAACGCGCGATGCTGCAATATCCAGAGGTCAGCGCAGTCGAAGACAATCTGACCTATGACAAGGAAGAACTGATCCTGGACCTGACGGCGCAGGGGCAGGCGTTGGGCTTTACCATCGACATGCTGGGGCGTGCGCTGCGCAACCGGCTGAATGGCATCGAAGCTGCGACCTTTCCCGACGGACCGCGCAGCGCCACGATCCGCGTCGAACTGCCCGAGAACGAATTGACGGCGGATTTTCTGGAACGCACCCAGTTGCGCACCACCGCAGGCACCTATGTGCCGCTGGCTGATATCGTCAGCGTCACCCGTCGCACCGGATTTTCCACCGTGCGCCGCGAGAATGGCATCCGGCTGATTTCGGTCACTGGTGACATATCAGAAGACGACCCCGCACGCGCTGCCGAGATCAATCGCGCACTTGAAACCGACATCCTGCCGCGCATCGCATCCGAACGGCAGGTCGAGTTTCGCCTGTCTGGTCTGAGCGAACAGGAAGACAGCTTTCTAAGTGATGCGCTGCTGGGGCTGATCCTGTGCCTGACGGGCATCTATCTGGTGCTGTCATGGGTCTTTGCCAGTTGGACGCGGCCCATTGTGGTGATGGCCGTGATCCCCTTCGGGTTGGTGGGCGCGATCTATGGCCATGTGCTGTGGGGCGTGCCGCTAAGTATGTTCACCGTGGTTGGCCTGTTGGGGATGACGGGAATCATCATCAACGATTCCATCGTTCTGGTTACCACCATCGATGAATACGCAGCCGAGCGCGGGTTGATCCCGTCGATCATCGACGGCGCGGCGGACCGCTTGCGGCCTGTGATGCTGACCACGTTGACCACGGTTCTGGGCATGGCGCCGTTGCTTTACGAGCAATCGCAGGATGCGCAGTTTCTAAAGCCCACGGTGATCACGCTGGTCTATGGTCTGGGTTTTGGCATGGTGCTGGTGCTGCTGGTGGTGCCCGCGCTGTTGGCGGCGCAACACGACGTGGCGCGCCAGGTGCGGGCGATGCGGCGCGGGATGCGTGCACGTGGGCTGCAACTGGTATTGGTGCCGCTGTGGCTGGCGGTGCTGGCGTGGGGGGCCGCGACGCTGGGCTATGTCTTGGTGACAGGCGCGCTTTGGACGGCATTGACCCCGCTGTGGCCTGCGGTGGCGGCGCTGTCACCGTGGTCGGCCGCGCTGGTACTGTTTGCCGTGGGTCTGTTGGGGGCTGTGGCGCTGGTCTATGTGCTGGCGGCGTTGGGCTATCAGCTGGTGCGGATGCGCCGCACGGCCTGA
- a CDS encoding efflux RND transporter periplasmic adaptor subunit, translated as MRFLRQSLIGLVLTALTLALLVYAGNLVRSAVQERLSRETKAPPTRERTFAVNLVQAQAGDVTPMLESFGQVQSRRTLELRAAVAGRVIEMADSFEDGGTVREGDVLVRVDPADAQSVLDRVEADISDAKADLRDAQRTLDLGRDDQAAAQEQADLRQRAFQRQVELEERGVGTAAAVETAELAASAARQAILSRRQAVTAAEARIDQAKTTLARTEIALAEAERRLSDTTLRAPFDGTLSLTTVALGRLVSTNEKLADLIDPDALEVSFRVSTAQYARLLDNAGKLLDAPVVATLDVAGIDLQASGVINRASADAGESQTGRLIFARLDNARGFKPGDFVTVAVQEPLMSNVIRLPSSAMSADSNVLVLGEGNRLEAVPVTLMRRQGDDVLVRSDALAGREVVEARSPLLGAGIAVTPLRQGREDSAPTLAPAPQMLELSEERRARLVAFVEANDRMPQEAKARVLAQLAEPQVPAQMVERIESRMGG; from the coding sequence ATGCGGTTTCTAAGGCAAAGCCTGATCGGTCTGGTTTTAACGGCGCTGACGCTGGCTTTGCTGGTCTATGCGGGCAATCTGGTGCGCAGTGCGGTGCAAGAGCGTCTGTCGCGCGAAACCAAGGCACCGCCAACGCGCGAACGCACATTCGCGGTCAACCTTGTGCAGGCCCAAGCGGGCGACGTGACGCCGATGCTTGAGTCCTTCGGGCAGGTCCAATCGCGTCGCACGCTTGAATTGCGCGCCGCAGTGGCAGGGCGTGTGATTGAGATGGCCGACAGTTTCGAAGACGGTGGCACGGTGCGCGAGGGTGACGTGCTGGTGCGCGTCGATCCCGCCGACGCGCAATCGGTTCTGGACCGTGTAGAGGCCGATATTTCCGACGCCAAGGCTGATCTGCGCGATGCACAACGCACGCTGGATCTGGGCCGCGACGATCAGGCCGCAGCCCAAGAACAAGCTGACCTGCGCCAGCGCGCATTTCAGCGACAGGTCGAGCTGGAAGAACGGGGCGTGGGCACGGCAGCTGCTGTTGAAACCGCCGAACTTGCTGCCTCGGCTGCGCGTCAGGCCATTTTATCGCGCCGTCAGGCCGTTACAGCCGCCGAGGCGCGGATTGATCAGGCCAAAACCACGCTTGCCCGCACCGAAATCGCGCTGGCCGAGGCCGAGCGGCGGTTGTCCGACACGACCCTGCGCGCGCCCTTTGACGGGACGCTAAGCCTGACTACAGTCGCGTTGGGGCGGCTGGTTTCCACCAACGAAAAGCTGGCCGATCTGATTGACCCTGATGCGCTGGAAGTGTCGTTTCGCGTGTCCACAGCGCAATATGCGCGCCTGTTGGACAACGCAGGCAAGCTGCTGGATGCGCCGGTCGTGGCGACGCTGGATGTGGCGGGCATTGATTTGCAGGCCTCGGGCGTGATCAACCGTGCCAGCGCCGATGCGGGCGAATCCCAGACAGGGCGTCTGATCTTTGCCCGTCTGGACAACGCACGCGGTTTCAAGCCTGGCGATTTCGTGACCGTCGCCGTTCAAGAACCGCTAATGTCCAATGTGATCCGCCTGCCGTCGTCGGCCATGAGCGCGGATAGCAACGTGCTGGTGCTGGGCGAGGGCAACCGGTTGGAAGCCGTGCCGGTCACACTGATGCGCCGTCAGGGCGATGATGTTCTGGTGCGTAGCGATGCTCTGGCAGGCCGCGAGGTGGTCGAGGCGCGCTCGCCTTTGTTGGGTGCCGGCATTGCCGTGACACCCCTGCGCCAAGGCCGTGAAGACTCGGCACCGACACTGGCACCGGCCCCGCAGATGCTTGAGCTGAGTGAAGAGCGCCGCGCGCGGCTGGTGGCTTTTGTCGAGGCAAATGACCGGATGCCGCAAGAGGCCAAGGCACGGGTTCTTGCGCAACTGGCCGAACCCCAAGTGCCCGCACAAATGGTCGAACGGATCGAAAGCCGGATGGGCGGCTGA